In the genome of Cryptomeria japonica chromosome 8, Sugi_1.0, whole genome shotgun sequence, one region contains:
- the LOC131035890 gene encoding cytochrome P450 77A3, with amino-acid sequence MSLMDKFTAASGMDSFVYFVLLLALPLLLLIKLKKKSNLPPGPRRWPIVGNLVQVMLSKLGFQGYIQKVQRKYGPIFTIRLGSQPMIIIASRDLAHEALVQKGSLFASRPPAKGLRKLFTSNQMNISSAPYGPLWRSLRRNLVSETLSSPALKSFQEGRDWGLQVLIQGLKTEAAQNEGVVKLVEHLRHASFCLLLYMCFGLQVEENEVREVEGVMRELLLTVASLALEDTFPILKVFYRKRRERMQGMHRRQEEKLVSLINRRREELAEGAAVNCRAYVDSLFSLTVDGGRCLTEQEMATLCSEFITGGTDTTSTTIQWVMANLVKYPDVQSKLYKEIVGVVGKEGVKLVEEEKLVSEMQYLEAVVKEALRRHPPAKFVLSHAVTEDCSLGGYDIPVGAFVNFCVSEMGNDPAEWENPADFRPERFVNGEVDLTGGKGIKMMPFGVGRRICPGLAVAMLHVELIVATLVLKFEWQTKPGETVDLAETQEFTTVMKYPLQAVIKERVATPGY; translated from the coding sequence ATGAGCCTCATGGACAAATTTACAGCTGCCTCGGGCATGGATTCATTTGTGTACTTTGTTCTGCTTTTAGCGCTTCCCCTGCTACTCCTgattaagttgaagaagaaatctaaTCTGCCTCCCGGGCCTCGAAGATGGCCGATTGTTGGCAACCTAGTACAGGTCATGCTCTCGAAGCTAGGGTTTCAAGGTTATATACAAAAAGTCCAGAGAAAATACGGCCCAATTTTCACAATCAGATTGGGGTCTCAACCGATGATTATTATAGCAAGCCGTGATTTGGCCCACGAGGCTCTGGTCCAGAAAGGCTCCCTCTTTGCCAGCAGACCACCCGCGAAGGGCCTCCGCAAGCTCTTCACCAGCAACCAGATGAACATCAGCTCTGCCCCCTACGGCCCTCTCTGGCGATCCCTCCGCCGAAATCTGGTCAGCGAAACCCTAAGCTCTCCTGCCTTGAAGTCCTTCCAGGAGGGCAGAGATTGGGGTCTCCAGGTGCTCATCCAGGGTTTGAAAACCGAGGCTGCGCAAAACGAAGGCGTGGTGAAATTGGTAGAGCATTTGAGGCACGCGTCCTTTTGCTTACTGCTCTACATGTGTTTTGGACTGCAAGTGGAGGAGAATGAGGTCCGAGAGGTGGAGGGCGTTATGAGAGAATTGCTTCTCACCGTTGCGAGTCTCGCATTAGAGGACACGTTTCCCATTCTTAAGGTTTTCTACAGGAAGCGCCGAGAACGAATGCAGGGGATGCACCGCCGTCAGGAGGAGAAACTGGTTTCGCTTATTAACCGGCGCCGGGAGGAGTTAGCGGAGGGGGCGGCCGTAAATTGCAGGGCGTATGTCGATTCTCTGTTTTCTCTGACTGTTGACGGCGGGAGATGTTTGACGGAGCAGGAGATGGCGACTCTGTGCTCGGAATTCATCACTGGCGGTACCGACACCACATCGACCACGATACAGTGGGTGATGGCTAATTTGGTGAAGTATCCAGATGTCCAGAGCAAGCTTTACAAGGAAATTGTAGGGGTTGTCGGTAAGGAAGGGGTTAAGTTGGTGGAAGAGGAGAAGCTTGTTTCTGAGATGCAATACCTGGAGGCGGTTGTGAAGGAGGCGCTGCGGCGACATCCACCTGCGAAGTTCGTTCTTTCGCACGCCGTTACGGAAGACTGTAGCCTTGGCGGTTATGATATCCCTGTGGGGGCTTTTGTGAATTTTTGTGTTTCTGAGATGGGCAACGATCCCGCAGAGTGGGAGAATCCTGCGGATTTTAGGCCCGAGAGATTTGTGAACGGTGAAGTGGATTTGACGGGAGGGAAGGGGATCAAGATGATGCCTTTTGGCGTGGGGAGGAGGATTTGCCCTGGCTTAGCCGTTGCCATGCTCCATGTTGAACTTATTGTGGCCACACTGGTTCTCAAATTTGAATGGCAGACCAAACCGGGAGAAACTGTGGATCTTGCAGAGACGCAGGAGTTTACCACCGTGATGAAATATCCGCTACAGGCCGTAATAAAGGAAAGGGTTGCAACACCTGGATACTAA